The Lampris incognitus isolate fLamInc1 chromosome 17, fLamInc1.hap2, whole genome shotgun sequence genome contains a region encoding:
- the LOC130127292 gene encoding LOW QUALITY PROTEIN: leucine zipper putative tumor suppressor 2 homolog (The sequence of the model RefSeq protein was modified relative to this genomic sequence to represent the inferred CDS: inserted 2 bases in 1 codon), translated as MALVQALPISAEPLNQGLSGGARGRHPSGPRSPPXTAAPSSPSSLEAMGSVSSLIATRPSTYHDRHSRSAVDHLGARIRRPTPGATCLTSDSPQDPLMQSHTPPVRRKSSLTSSRSLEKESGNGNYTYLNEDYIGDWNDNHVTPISPGSDADETKEGLGLNGNMGGPPPKLVPVSGKLEKNMEKTVLRPTAFKPVVPKSRNSMQYLSPRHGASLSESQNNLNLLSPTHREASPSCSEKRSSYSGGRNGGGGGSQSCSLSDSGRTSLSSLPPYSSTGYSLSTGEAPGGHLDPVKTAPTVNGHAHSNSDSGRSSSSKSTGSGSLGGRGQPLSDSGSTGRSPAPVEGYEGVVRDLEDKLRERELELQQLRDNLDENEAAICQVYEEKQKRFELELEELRQSCATRMQTASQKAQRAQQVLQLQVFQLQQEKKKLQEDFAQLLQEREQLEERCTSYEHEKIQLGPRLEETKWEVCQKSGEISLLKQQLKEVQGELAQRVGEIVSLRGQLRETRGELTNTQALLQEAHATSRTRTLELEVCENELQRRKSEAELLREKVGRLEEELVHLKDALANQGPGNRQCQVFQDAEERLLAYESDEAKAQRQCSSEALQNMRLQMDRMRAELAFERQRAEEQAGSFEEERRVWQEEKDKVIHYQKQLQENYVQMYRRNRELERLLRDLSQELESREEDEGSGNEINFDEIAATEI; from the exons ATGGCTCTGGTTCAGGCTCTGCCCATCTCTGCTGAGCCCCTCAACCAAGGCCTCAGCGGAGGAGCGCGGGGACGACACCCCTCCGGCCCCCGCTCTCCCCC CACCGCTgcgccctcctccccctcctctctggaGGCCATGGGCTCTGTCAGCAGCCTCATTGCCACCCGTCCCAGCACCTATCATGACCGCCACAGCCGCTCTGCAGTCGACCACCTAGGAGCCAGGATTCGACGGCCCACACCAGGCGCCACCTGCCTGACCTCTGATTCACCCCAGGACCCCCTGATGCAGAGCCACACCCCTCCGGTCAGGAGGAAGTCCTCCTTGACCTCAAGCAGGAGCCTGGAGAAGGAGAGTGGGAATGGGAACTATACTTATCTGAATGAGGACTACATAGGAGACTGGAATGACAACCATGTAACGCCTATCAGCCCGGGAAGTGATGCAGATGAGACGAAGGAGGGGCTGGGGTTGAATGGGAACATGGGAGGGCCTCCTCCCAAACTGGTTCCTGTGTCAGGGAAACTTGAGAAA AACATGGAGAAAACAGTGCTGCGGCCCACCGCCTTTAAACCTGTGGTCCCCAAGAGCCGTAACTCCATGCAGTACCTCTCCCCTCGCCACGGTGCCAGCCTATCAGAGAGCCAGAACAACCTGAACCTGCTCAGCCCCACCCACAGAGAAGCGTCGCCCTCCTGCTCAGAGAAACGCAGCTCCTACAGCGGGGGGCGCAATGGTGGCGGCGGTGGCAGCCAATCCTGCTCCCTTTCTGACTCTGGTCGCACATCTCTGTCCAGCCTGCCACCCTACAGCAGCACTGGCTACAGCCTGTCAACTGGAGAGGCCCCTGGCGGCCACTTGGATCCCGTTAAAACTGCCCCGACAGTCAATGGGCATGCCCATTCAAACTCTGACAGCGGGCGCTCGTCCTCCAGTAAGAGCACTGGGTCCGGGTCGCTGGGTGGGCGAGGGCAGCCCCTGTCGGACAGCGGGTCCACCGGACGCTCCCCTGCCCCGGTGGAGGGTTATGAGGGGGTGGTGAGGGACTTGGAGGACAAGCTGAGGGAAAGGGAGTTAGAGCTGCAGCAGCTCAGAGACAACCTGGATGAGAATGAAGCCGCAATTTGCCAG GTGTATGAGGAGAAGCAGAAGCGCTTTGAGCTGGAGCTGGAGGAGCTGAGACAGAGCTGTGCCACCAGGATGCAGACAGCCTCGCAGAAGGCCCAGCGAGCACAGCAAGTGCTTCAGTTGCAG GTCTTTCAGCTTCAGCAGGAGAAGAAGAAGCTGCAGGAGGACTTTGCCCAGCTGCTGCAGGAGCGGGAGCAACTGGAGGAGCGCTGCACCTCCTACGAGCATGAGAAGATCCAGTTAGGGCCCCGCCTGGAGGAGACCAAGTGGGAG GTATGTCAGAAGTCAGGGGAGATCTCCTTGCTGAAGCAGCAGCTGAAGGAGGTGCAGGGTGAGCTCGCCCAGCGTGTGGGGGAGATCGTGTCCCTACGGGGTCAACTCAGGGAGACCCGTGGCGAGCTGACAAACACTCAGGCTCTGCTCCAGGAGGCCCATGCCACAAGCCGCACGCGCACCCTGGAGctggaggtgtgtgagaacgagcTCCAGCGCCGCAAGAGCGAGGCGGAGCTCCTCCGCGAGAAGGTGGGACGCCTGGAGGAAGAGCTGGTCCATCTCAAAGACGCTCTGGCCAATCAGGGCCCAGGAAACCGGCAGTGTCAGGTGTTCCAAGATGCGGAGGAGCGCCTGCTCGCCTACGAGAGTGATGAGGCCAAGGCCCAGCGGCAGTGCAGCAGCGAGGCCCTGCAGAACATGAGGCTCCAGATGGACCGGATGAGGGCCGAGCTGGCCTTCGAGCGGCAGCGTGCTGAGGAGCAAGCAGGCAGCTTCGAGGAGGAGCGCAGGGtgtggcaggaggagaaggatAAGGTGATCCACTACCAGAAGCAGCTGCAGGAGAACTATGTGCAAATGTACCGCAGGAACCGAGAGCTGGAGCGGCTCCTTAGAGATCTTAGTCAGGAACTGGAGAGCAGAGAGGAGGATGAGGGCAGCGGCAACGAGATAAACTTTGATGAGATTGCTGCCACTGAAATCTGA
- the LOC130127291 gene encoding PDZ domain-containing protein 7-like, producing MAHSSYQSRRETTPGTQGSHTATRHVLRKKELRQQGIRSSSPMGRVILINSPVDGGDDSEDIHTITVDKSVDGRLGFSVRGGSEHGLSIFVSKVEDDSTAERADLRVGDKLVEVNGVSLESITMSSAVKVLTGNNRLRMVVRRVGKVPGIRYSKEKTTWVDLIHRRMVVEESGRTPSEASSGSALQRIVHLYTTSDDYCLGFNIRGGKEFGLGIYVSKLDPGGLAEQNGIKMGDQIIAANGVSFEDISHSSAVEVLKSHTHVMLTIKEAGRYPAYKEMVAEYRWLNKLANGTQKSSSQGSESTSSASSLSSGTPVSSLSGLSQVMFPPSLPFGSDMVDVCISTEDQRMESECTETAIQTDLPSPRMGTDIKRGLGPTTLLKDTFIHGEDGKGRRESPKTAMLLALSRPSRPISRSQSQVTVAEIKQKKDKRHQKGKDSEEKSTLQRSKTFVNLLFRGGRKRDTSRGRSKSPSKDGNGLRQPGVMPDPQMLSVVEDMARRLLTEEEAAVVMKTCRRYVMERSVENLVHHLLAVLDRPEKLLLLREVRMVIPPADLGAFNVMVTPVEVEAYDILKYRSFRTPPLRSPTSGRAPKRHLITPIPDLRGGFELHSAWEVEKESHLLEELEKLRLSGPRSTRERPHTSRAFTPLLDIPIDGYSTEYGDLRPSSASPMLPNWLLAHNTGSRPPPRSNIGTIRSVHFDEVSLHSTSDKGDSISKRGRTLLENGNFKGKKEKSVERSKDTVFTLQSAPRRSRPLLSQVFGSNLNADKEAERGQMNGHQASSENGLNGTVPVHNEFELKTVSISKTKQSLGISISGGMESKIQPVVKIEKIFPGGAASTCAVLKAGFELVSVDGESLQGVTHQHAVDIIRKAFSNKAKDPMVFMVKVPKSSLQDTNSTQQRLKGD from the exons ATGGCTCACTCATCATATCAGTCCCGCAGGGAGACGACACCCGGGACCCAGGGGTCACACACGGCTACGCGCCATGTCTTACGGAAGAAGGAGCTTCGTCAGCAGGGAATCCGATCTTCCTCTCCCATGGGCAGGGTCATCCTTATTAATTCTCCCGTGGATG GTGGAGATGACAGTGAGGACATCCATACCATCACAGTGGATAAAAGTGTGGATGGAAGGCTGGGCTTCAGTGTGCGGGGAGGCTCAGAACATGGCCTTAGCATCTTTGTCAGTAAGGTGGAGGATGACAGCACGGCAG AGCGGGCGGACCTCCGTGTGGGTGATAAACTGGTGGAGGTGAATGGCGTCAGCCTGGAGAGCATCACGATGAGCAGTGCTGTCAAGGTCCTGACGGGGAACAACAGGCTGAGGATGGTGGTGAGACGGGTTGGCAAGGTCCCTGGCATTCGCTACTCCAAGGAGAAGACCACCTG GGTGGATCTGATCCACAGACGCATGGTGGTGGAGGAGAGCGGGCGGACGCCATCGGAGGCTAGCTCAGGCAGCGCCCTCCAAAGGATCGTCCACCTCTACACCACCTCGGATGACTACTGCCTAGGCTTCAACATCCGTGGAGGGAAGGAGTTCGGTCTTGGCATCTATGTCTCCAA ACTGGACCCTGGTGGTCTGGCTGAGCAGAATGGGATCAAAATGGGGGACCAAATCATCGCTGCCAATGGAGTGAGCTTTGAGGACATCAGTCACAGCAGTGCTGTGGAGGTGCTGAAGAGCCATACACACGTCATGCTGACCATCAAG GAAGCAGGACGATACCCTGCCTACAAGGAGATGGTGGCAGAATACAGGTGGCTCAATAAGT TGGCCAATGGCACCCAGAAATCTTCCTCCCAGGGATCAGAATCCACTTCCTCAGCCTCCTCTCTGTCATCTGGGACTCCAGTCAGCTCTCTGAGTGGCCTTTCGCAGGTTATGTTCCCCCCCAGCTTACCATTTGGCTCAGACATGGTGGATGTCTGCATCTCCACAGAGGACCAGAG GATGGAGTCAGAGTGCACCGAGACTGCCATCCAGACTGATCTTCCTTCTCCGAGGATGGGAACAGACATTAAACGCGGCCTGGGACCCACCACCCTCCTTAAGGATACCTTCATCCATGGGGAGGATGGCAAGGGCAGGCGAGAATCCCCCAAGACAGCCATGCTCCTGGCTCTCAGCAGACCCAGTCGACCCATAAGCCGATCACAGAGCCAAGTGACTGTAGCCG AGATAAAGCAGAAAAAAGACAAGAGGCATCAGAAAGGGAAGGACTCAGAGGAGAAAAGCACCCTGCAGCGCTCCAAGACGTTTGTCAACCTGCTGTTCAGGGGTGGACGCAAAAGAGACACCTCCAGGGGGCGCTCTAAGTCCCCTTCCAAGG ATGGTAATGGTTTACGGCAGCCTGGTGTGATGCCAGACCCACAGATGCTCAGTGTGGTGGAAGATATGGCCCGCAGACTGCTGACCGAAGAGGAGGCGGCTGTTGTGATGAAGACCTGCCGCAGG TATGTAATGGAGCGCTCAGTGGAGAACTTGGTCCATCATCTGCTAGCTGTGCTGGACAGACCTGAGAAGTTGCTGCTGCTAAGGGAGGTCAG AATGGTGATTCCTCCCGCTGACCTGGGTGCATTCAACGTCATGGTGACCCCTGTGGAAGTGGAGGCCTACGATATTTTAAAGTATCGTTCAT TCAGAACTCCTCCTCTGCGCTCCCCCACCTCTGGCCGAGCTCCTAAACGACATCTCATCACTCCCATCCCAG ACCTCAGGGGAGGATTCGAGCTCCATAGTGCTTgggaggtagagaaagagagccACCTGCTGGAGGAGCTGGAGAAGCTCCGTCTATCAGGACCCCGGTCAACAAGGGAGAGGCCCCACACTTCCAGGGCTTTTACACCCCTGCTAGACATCCCCATAGATGGATATAGCACAGAATATGGAGATCTTAGACCCTCCTCTGCCAGCCCCATGCTCCCCAACTGGCTTTTGGCCCACAACACTGGCTCCCGGCCCCCACCCAGATCGAACATTGGCACCATCCGGTCTGTCCACTTTGACGAGGTCTCGCTGCACTCCACTTCAGACAAAGGAGACTCCATCTCAAAGAGGGGGAGGACCTTGTTAGAGAATGGGAATTTCAAAGGCAAGAAAGAGAAAAGCGTAGAGAGGAGTAAAGACACTGTGTTCACACTGCAGAGCGCTCCCCGCAGGAGTCGACCTTTATTGTCACAGGTGTTTGGTTCAAATCTGAATGCAGACAAAGAGGCGGAGCGTGGACAGATGAATGGCCATCAGGCTTCTTCTGAGAATGGACTCAATGGCACCGTGCCTGTCCACAATGAGTTTGAGCTCAAAACTGTCAGCATCTCTAAGACCAAACAGTCTTTGG GCATCAGTATATCTGGTGGGATGGAGTCCAAGATTCAGCCGGTGGTGAAGATAGAGAAGATCTTCCCTGGAGGGGCCGCCTCTACCTGTGCAGTGCTCAAG GCTGGGTTTGAGCTGGTGTCTGTGGATGGAGAGTCTCTGCAAGGAGTCACCCATCAACATGCCGTTGACATAATCCGAAAAGCCTTCAGCAACAAGGCCAAAGACCCCATGGTGTTTATGGTCAAAGTCCCCAAAAGCTCCCTGCAGGATACCAACTCCACTCAACAACGGTTAAAGGGAGACTGA